The Flammeovirgaceae bacterium genome contains a region encoding:
- a CDS encoding low specificity L-threonine aldolase — MKSFASDNYSGVHPEIMEALQRANHAHMGSYGNDVITDRAVNRFKEFFGDDIKVYFVYNGTGANTLGLRALTQSYHAIICSDLAHINVDESTAPEQFTGCKLVGVPNQNGRINAQQVAEKIQRLGDPHHPQAKVISISQLTEYATAYSVDEIKALSEVAKQHNLYLHMDGARISNAAVSLNKNFREFTRDAGVDVLSFGGTKNGMMFGEAVVFFNQEAATYFQYIRKQGMQLHSKMRFISAQFEALLSNDLWKRNASHANAMAKKLATGLREIPRVTITHPVDGNGVFAIMPNEIIAPLQQEVFFYVWNEPTNEVRLMCSFDTTDEEIHRFLKKIKALVSA; from the coding sequence ATGAAATCATTTGCCAGCGACAATTACTCCGGGGTACACCCCGAAATCATGGAAGCCCTGCAACGAGCCAACCACGCGCATATGGGTTCGTATGGAAACGATGTGATCACTGATCGAGCCGTGAACCGGTTTAAAGAATTCTTTGGCGATGACATCAAGGTGTATTTTGTGTATAACGGAACGGGCGCCAATACGCTCGGGTTACGGGCACTTACACAATCCTATCACGCCATCATCTGTTCTGATTTGGCTCATATCAACGTGGACGAATCAACAGCCCCGGAACAATTTACGGGTTGCAAACTGGTGGGTGTGCCTAACCAAAACGGAAGGATAAACGCACAACAAGTTGCTGAAAAAATACAACGACTGGGCGACCCCCACCATCCACAAGCAAAGGTCATCTCCATTTCGCAACTAACAGAATATGCAACGGCTTATTCGGTTGATGAAATTAAAGCCCTATCCGAAGTAGCCAAACAGCACAACCTGTACCTGCACATGGATGGGGCGCGCATCAGCAATGCCGCGGTAAGTCTGAATAAAAATTTTCGGGAATTTACACGCGATGCCGGAGTGGACGTACTCTCTTTTGGAGGAACAAAAAACGGGATGATGTTTGGTGAAGCCGTTGTGTTTTTTAACCAGGAGGCAGCAACATACTTTCAGTACATCCGCAAACAAGGCATGCAACTCCACTCCAAAATGCGTTTTATCAGCGCCCAGTTCGAGGCATTATTAAGTAACGATTTATGGAAACGAAACGCATCGCATGCCAATGCCATGGCAAAAAAACTGGCTACAGGGTTACGTGAAATACCCCGGGTTACCATCACCCACCCGGTTGATGGCAACGGAGTGTTCGCCATCATGCCAAACGAAATCATCGCACCCCTGCAACAGGAAGTTTTCTTTTACGTGTGGAATGAACCAACCAACGAAGTGCGCTTAATGTGCTCATTCGATACAACAGATGAAGAAATACACCGGTTTCTTAAAAAAATAAAAGCGCTGGTCAGCGCTTAA
- a CDS encoding 2-oxoacid:acceptor oxidoreductase subunit alpha translates to MDDTLVNGTKTTKELEKVVIRFAGDSGDGMQLTGSQFSFTSALWGNDLATFPDFPAEIRAPQGTVEGVSGFQVQIGKIDIYTPGDQADVLVAMNPAALKSNLQFARKGGNIIIDMDAFVDRNIEKAGFKTNPLEDGSLNDYNVVEAPISSLTKAALEGLQLDNKSIMRSKNMFALGMMYWLFDRSLKETEKYIEDKFRKTPALAEGNKRALNAGYHYAETIEALPARYKVPPASIEKGIYRHISGNTATAWGLIAAAEKLGKQLFLGSYPITPASDILHELSRHKNLGVITMQAEDEIAAVCSAIGASYAGQVGVTTSSGPGIALKGEAIGLAVMAEVPLVVVDVQRGGPSTGLPTKTEQADINIAVYGRNSESPAVVIAASTPSNCFEFAYQAVKLAVEHMTPVILLTDGYLANGSEPWKYPKLADLPPIKINEPQKSNGTYYPYARDPETLARGWAIPGTTGLEHRIGGLEKQDLTGNVSYDPQNHEKMVRTRAEKVARVANYIPELDVIGKGDGKLLVVGWGGTYGGLLTSVKELQQANKKIDFAHFNYINPLPKNTQQIFEKYDKILVCELNMGQFASLLRSKFPGLNILSYNKIQGQPFLVTELKEVFINHLKD, encoded by the coding sequence ATGGATGATACGCTGGTAAATGGCACAAAAACCACCAAAGAACTGGAAAAAGTGGTAATCCGGTTTGCCGGAGATTCAGGAGACGGCATGCAGCTTACCGGTTCGCAATTCAGTTTTACCTCGGCCCTGTGGGGTAACGACCTGGCCACCTTTCCGGATTTTCCGGCCGAGATACGGGCACCGCAGGGAACCGTGGAAGGCGTATCGGGCTTCCAGGTGCAGATTGGCAAAATTGATATCTACACTCCGGGCGACCAGGCCGATGTGCTGGTGGCCATGAACCCCGCGGCCTTAAAATCAAACCTGCAGTTTGCACGCAAAGGCGGCAACATTATTATCGACATGGATGCCTTTGTCGATCGCAACATCGAGAAGGCCGGGTTTAAAACCAACCCGCTTGAGGACGGAAGCCTGAACGACTACAACGTAGTTGAAGCCCCCATCTCATCGCTTACCAAAGCGGCACTGGAGGGTTTGCAACTTGACAACAAGAGTATTATGCGGTCGAAGAACATGTTTGCCCTGGGCATGATGTACTGGCTGTTCGATCGCTCATTAAAGGAAACCGAAAAATACATCGAAGATAAATTCCGCAAAACTCCGGCCCTGGCCGAAGGAAACAAGCGTGCACTGAATGCCGGCTACCATTATGCCGAAACCATCGAAGCGCTGCCGGCCCGTTACAAAGTGCCGCCCGCCTCTATTGAAAAAGGAATTTACCGGCACATTTCAGGTAACACTGCCACGGCCTGGGGGCTGATTGCCGCTGCGGAAAAACTAGGCAAACAACTCTTTCTGGGTTCCTACCCGATTACTCCGGCATCGGACATCCTGCATGAACTGTCGCGCCACAAAAACCTGGGAGTAATTACCATGCAGGCCGAAGATGAAATTGCAGCCGTGTGTTCTGCTATTGGCGCCAGCTATGCCGGGCAGGTGGGCGTTACCACATCAAGCGGGCCGGGTATTGCGTTGAAAGGTGAGGCTATTGGTCTGGCGGTGATGGCTGAAGTTCCACTGGTTGTTGTGGATGTACAGCGGGGCGGACCTTCTACCGGTCTGCCGACAAAAACCGAGCAAGCCGATATAAATATTGCCGTGTATGGCCGCAACAGCGAAAGCCCGGCCGTAGTCATCGCGGCCAGTACGCCCAGCAATTGCTTTGAGTTTGCCTACCAGGCGGTGAAGTTAGCCGTGGAGCACATGACGCCCGTCATCCTGCTTACCGATGGGTATCTGGCCAACGGTTCGGAACCCTGGAAGTATCCGAAACTTGCCGACCTGCCACCGATAAAAATAAATGAACCGCAAAAGTCGAATGGCACTTACTACCCGTATGCACGCGATCCGGAAACACTGGCTCGTGGATGGGCCATTCCCGGAACCACCGGACTGGAGCATCGGATTGGCGGCCTGGAAAAACAAGACCTTACCGGCAATGTTTCGTACGACCCGCAGAACCACGAAAAGATGGTCCGTACCCGGGCCGAAAAAGTTGCCCGCGTGGCCAACTACATTCCTGAATTGGACGTCATCGGTAAGGGCGATGGCAAACTGCTGGTGGTGGGCTGGGGCGGTACCTATGGAGGATTACTCACTTCAGTGAAAGAATTGCAGCAGGCCAACAAGAAAATTGATTTTGCTCATTTCAACTACATCAACCCGTTGCCAAAAAATACGCAGCAAATTTTTGAAAAATACGATAAGATACTGGTTTGCGAACTCAACATGGGGCAGTTTGCATCGTTGCTCAGAAGCAAATTCCCCGGCTTGAATATTCTTTCATACAACAAAATCCAGGGGCAACCTTTTCTTGTTACTGAATTAAAAGAGGTTTTCATTAACCACCTAAAAGACTAA
- a CDS encoding alpha/beta hydrolase, with amino-acid sequence MYYEEFGKGPALYILSGGPGEAPDHPYRQIIDSLKSYYTCILIHQRGSGKSRNIPVNEKTITIANYTQDIEFLRRERGDKKVTLLGVSWGGLLAMNYAAYYPEVVSNLILVCSAPPSYTLWHFLYDNQYARRSKAELDSMDFLQKIFATKTDKELDSLKRADPLSKEVVAYKNFMAIHVRAMYYDRNKISQEYFDRLFYDFNFQPIPIIDKEVIETKWDITNRLKKLRIPALIVYGRQDDQGESTFYLQKECLKRSEMHVIEKCGHEIVEEQPAEFFRILLDYVSRTAKQIE; translated from the coding sequence TTGTACTATGAAGAATTTGGCAAAGGGCCTGCACTATATATTTTATCGGGCGGACCAGGGGAAGCACCTGACCATCCGTATCGTCAGATAATTGACAGCCTGAAATCATATTATACATGTATTCTGATACATCAACGGGGTTCAGGAAAATCAAGGAATATACCTGTCAATGAAAAGACAATTACCATTGCAAACTATACACAAGATATTGAGTTTTTACGAAGGGAACGCGGTGATAAAAAAGTTACCTTATTAGGGGTTTCGTGGGGTGGTTTGCTTGCAATGAATTATGCAGCGTACTACCCAGAGGTTGTTTCAAATCTTATACTGGTGTGCTCGGCTCCGCCATCTTATACACTTTGGCATTTCCTGTACGACAATCAATATGCCAGGCGTTCGAAAGCTGAACTAGATTCAATGGACTTTTTGCAAAAGATTTTTGCAACAAAGACTGATAAGGAACTGGATTCACTCAAACGGGCCGATCCGTTAAGTAAAGAAGTTGTTGCCTATAAGAACTTTATGGCTATTCATGTTCGGGCAATGTATTACGATAGGAATAAAATATCCCAGGAATATTTTGACCGACTCTTTTACGATTTCAATTTTCAGCCTATTCCGATAATCGATAAGGAGGTAATCGAAACAAAGTGGGATATCACTAACCGATTGAAAAAACTGCGGATACCAGCTTTAATTGTTTATGGCAGGCAAGATGACCAGGGCGAGTCGACATTTTATTTGCAAAAGGAATGTTTAAAGCGCAGCGAAATGCATGTGATTGAAAAATGCGGCCATGAAATTGTGGAAGAGCAACCTGCTGAATTTTTCAGAATACTGCTGGATTACGTTAGCCGAACGGCTAAACAGATCGAATGA
- a CDS encoding CHAT domain-containing protein, producing the protein MRKMQVFVVLMAFVLPLAVQAQTKFDKTLKKADKYYNSGSYAKALKTLAKYKKSIKGNQAYMPNYYTREARYNLGYGILTDFDKNITTAISTSASVFGETSINHANILTDVAEIFNQYGYYRLAADYAAKALEINSTAETEDAALKSRALLARAEALIGQGFSNEALALLKTNESFMASRAVEKETFVENGKIQNRRVPEEELAPRFNSYARLLMLRLAAYGKKGDIDSVDATAAAGRPWISKNIRYMGETSLTLIEHDFIYTKMFAENNNGIPPPGLTKRQKWAEYSEQLSELKKRTSPSVPLAHDLYLANLDMLLRLSGKSVQFANLKAEYDRMLAKYFNKASVMNINLKAIEFNSKLEKDKTRNLENDAQNVLGSSTMPKFYKTRISTLEFLYDLSVQLRRYTNAESYLNQVIEQKKELYGELSPEYHLSRIKLANFYMDYTNKLEEAGKIYRESYTGVIEKQIAPKHKDNLDILYHLAAYYEITDKYSDAAKMLEKASGIALIKYDNVDPVYAIALNNMAKLRIKIGDYERAEDDINKALAVFDMKENRDDKWKADYINAIETQAKLFGIKGLFDEAQDNLDRTRKMILKSKVPLTNELSTAEELSALLIQLGKYSQTDQLLNQLIPEYERLYGKESLHLIDPLVNKGRILLARGDYTEADKVAQRANQIAVKTYGELSTKTAPSQKLMADIYYQLGDYEKAEENIKKAVASQEKQFGRNHVEVAKSLSQLALIQFHGGGDKKTIEKNMFEARDVVANKLGKDNPQYAEQLKNIAVLYISEKQYELAFNSLNIAVSIWQQKTGSKRNINTASIYTLMGDVYYQQKNYRKAEEFYNKSKDLYERNFSATHPEYVKILSKLSKVHYMEKDYKRAKQRIEQALNNYQDFINKFFPALSEREKAKYWNTIKGDFEFYNTLALGRLEDFKDLSDQVYNYQLLTKALLLNSSIKIRERILSSNNEDLINSFNTWVQKKELLTLALSMSPTQLAENEIDPALLNHEVERLERSLSQQSELFGQSFDNKKITFEDVKKSLKPNEVAIEMVRFRYFNHTFTDSVIYAALYIKTDMSKPKAIINGNGARMEGRSYRLFRNSMINQIEDNQSYKTYWEPIHKELGQVSSIYLSADGVYNQIPLDALLMPDGKYVLDNANIVYVSNTKDLYLRKVKSSARPDNKASMFGNPTFYVTASRENAPITQLPGTEREINQLQFLLKQKGWMTEEYIEKSATEEQIKELNSPKVFHVATHGFYKPTSEVSAETELEGNEAQLAQNPLMRTGLLLRGAGDLLDKTDYNYNMENGILTAYEAMNLNLDKTDLVVLSACETGLGELQAGEGVFGLQRAFLVAGAKVLIMSMFKVDDEATQRLMLKFYQKWLNTNNMRQSFTEAKKELRADYPDPIYWGSFMMIGLD; encoded by the coding sequence ATGAGAAAAATGCAGGTGTTTGTGGTGTTGATGGCATTTGTGCTGCCCCTGGCAGTACAGGCGCAAACCAAGTTTGATAAAACCCTTAAAAAAGCCGATAAGTACTATAATAGCGGTAGCTACGCCAAAGCCCTGAAAACACTGGCCAAATACAAAAAAAGTATTAAGGGCAACCAGGCCTATATGCCTAACTATTATACCCGCGAAGCGCGCTACAACCTCGGCTACGGTATTCTGACCGATTTCGATAAAAACATCACAACAGCTATTTCAACCAGCGCCTCCGTTTTTGGCGAAACCTCCATTAATCACGCCAACATCCTTACCGATGTGGCTGAAATTTTTAACCAGTACGGCTATTACCGGCTGGCTGCCGATTATGCAGCCAAAGCCCTTGAAATAAACAGCACAGCAGAAACCGAAGATGCTGCACTGAAGAGCCGCGCACTGCTTGCCCGTGCCGAAGCACTGATAGGCCAGGGTTTTTCAAACGAAGCTCTGGCGCTTTTAAAAACCAACGAATCATTTATGGCTTCGCGTGCAGTTGAAAAAGAAACTTTCGTAGAGAATGGTAAAATCCAAAACCGCAGGGTACCTGAGGAAGAACTTGCGCCCCGTTTCAATAGTTATGCACGGTTACTCATGCTGCGATTGGCCGCCTACGGTAAGAAAGGCGACATTGACAGTGTTGATGCCACAGCTGCAGCAGGCCGGCCCTGGATTTCAAAAAACATTCGCTATATGGGCGAAACCAGTTTAACATTAATTGAACACGATTTTATCTATACCAAAATGTTTGCCGAGAACAATAACGGCATCCCGCCTCCAGGATTGACTAAACGCCAGAAATGGGCCGAATACAGTGAGCAGTTAAGCGAATTAAAAAAACGCACCTCTCCTTCGGTGCCCCTGGCGCACGATTTATACCTGGCCAACCTGGATATGTTACTTCGCCTGAGCGGCAAGAGCGTTCAGTTTGCCAACCTCAAGGCCGAGTACGACCGCATGCTGGCCAAGTACTTTAACAAAGCCAGCGTAATGAACATTAACCTCAAGGCCATTGAGTTCAACTCCAAACTTGAAAAAGATAAAACCCGAAACCTGGAAAACGATGCTCAAAACGTGTTGGGCTCATCAACAATGCCAAAGTTTTACAAAACCCGTATCAGCACACTTGAATTTCTTTATGATCTCTCCGTACAGTTAAGACGTTACACGAATGCCGAATCGTACCTGAACCAGGTTATTGAACAGAAAAAAGAATTGTATGGCGAATTGTCACCCGAGTACCATCTGTCGCGCATCAAGCTGGCTAATTTTTACATGGATTATACCAACAAGCTTGAGGAAGCCGGTAAAATTTACCGCGAAAGTTATACGGGTGTTATCGAAAAACAAATTGCGCCCAAACACAAGGATAACCTGGACATCCTCTACCACCTGGCCGCATACTACGAGATAACCGACAAGTACAGCGATGCAGCAAAAATGCTGGAAAAGGCCAGCGGCATTGCCCTCATCAAATACGATAATGTGGACCCTGTTTACGCCATCGCCCTGAACAACATGGCTAAATTGCGTATCAAAATCGGTGATTACGAGCGCGCGGAAGACGACATCAATAAGGCCCTGGCGGTTTTTGACATGAAAGAAAACCGCGATGACAAATGGAAAGCCGATTACATTAATGCCATTGAAACTCAGGCAAAACTCTTCGGTATAAAAGGCTTATTTGACGAGGCCCAGGATAACCTGGACCGCACCCGCAAAATGATCCTGAAATCCAAAGTACCACTCACCAATGAATTGTCAACAGCCGAAGAACTGTCCGCCCTGCTGATTCAGCTTGGCAAATATTCACAAACCGACCAACTGCTCAACCAGCTCATTCCGGAATATGAGCGGCTGTATGGAAAAGAATCGCTACACCTGATTGACCCGCTGGTTAACAAAGGAAGAATTTTACTGGCCCGTGGCGATTATACCGAAGCCGATAAAGTTGCCCAGCGCGCCAACCAGATTGCCGTTAAAACCTATGGCGAACTCTCCACTAAAACCGCACCTTCTCAAAAGCTGATGGCCGACATTTATTATCAGCTCGGTGACTATGAAAAAGCTGAAGAAAATATAAAGAAAGCGGTTGCCAGCCAGGAAAAACAGTTCGGCCGAAACCACGTGGAGGTAGCCAAATCGCTGTCGCAACTGGCGCTGATCCAGTTTCACGGTGGTGGCGACAAAAAGACCATCGAGAAAAACATGTTCGAAGCCCGCGATGTGGTTGCCAACAAACTGGGCAAAGACAACCCGCAGTATGCCGAGCAACTCAAAAACATAGCCGTGTTGTACATTTCGGAAAAGCAATACGAACTGGCCTTTAATTCGCTGAATATTGCCGTTAGCATCTGGCAGCAAAAAACCGGCTCTAAACGAAACATCAATACAGCCAGCATCTATACCCTGATGGGTGATGTTTACTACCAGCAGAAGAATTATAGAAAAGCCGAAGAATTTTACAATAAATCCAAGGATCTGTACGAACGGAATTTCAGCGCGACCCATCCCGAATACGTAAAAATCCTGTCGAAGTTGAGCAAGGTGCATTACATGGAAAAAGACTATAAACGCGCCAAGCAACGCATTGAACAGGCACTGAATAATTACCAGGATTTTATTAACAAATTCTTCCCCGCCCTCAGTGAACGCGAAAAAGCAAAGTACTGGAACACCATTAAAGGCGACTTTGAATTTTACAACACACTGGCTTTAGGCCGGTTGGAAGACTTTAAAGATTTGAGTGACCAGGTGTATAACTACCAGTTGCTCACCAAAGCGCTGTTACTGAACTCATCCATTAAAATCCGCGAACGCATCCTGAGCAGCAACAACGAAGATCTGATTAACAGTTTTAATACCTGGGTACAAAAAAAGGAACTGCTTACCCTGGCCCTTTCCATGAGCCCCACCCAACTGGCCGAAAATGAAATAGACCCGGCCCTGCTGAACCACGAAGTGGAAAGGTTGGAGCGTAGTTTAAGCCAGCAATCCGAATTATTCGGGCAGAGCTTCGATAACAAAAAGATCACCTTTGAGGATGTGAAAAAATCACTGAAGCCCAACGAAGTGGCCATTGAAATGGTGCGGTTCCGGTACTTCAACCACACGTTTACCGACTCGGTTATATATGCAGCCCTGTATATTAAAACCGACATGAGCAAACCGAAGGCCATTATCAATGGCAACGGGGCGCGGATGGAAGGCCGCAGCTACCGGTTGTTCCGCAACTCCATGATCAACCAGATTGAAGATAACCAATCCTACAAAACCTATTGGGAGCCTATCCATAAAGAACTCGGTCAGGTATCCAGCATTTACCTGTCGGCCGATGGCGTTTATAACCAGATCCCGCTGGATGCCCTGCTGATGCCCGATGGAAAATACGTGCTGGATAACGCGAATATTGTGTACGTAAGCAATACCAAAGATCTCTACCTCCGCAAGGTAAAATCTTCGGCCAGGCCTGATAACAAAGCGTCCATGTTCGGCAACCCGACATTTTATGTTACTGCTTCGCGCGAAAACGCACCCATTACCCAGCTGCCGGGTACCGAACGTGAAATCAATCAACTCCAGTTTTTGCTCAAACAAAAAGGCTGGATGACCGAGGAGTATATTGAAAAGTCAGCCACTGAAGAACAAATAAAGGAACTGAACAGCCCGAAAGTATTCCACGTTGCCACACACGGCTTTTATAAACCCACTTCTGAAGTTAGTGCAGAAACTGAACTAGAAGGCAACGAAGCGCAACTTGCCCAAAACCCACTGATGCGCACCGGGCTCCTGTTACGGGGCGCAGGCGACCTGCTGGATAAAACTGATTACAATTACAATATGGAAAACGGTATCCTAACGGCTTATGAAGCCATGAACCTGAACCTGGATAAAACCGATCTGGTGGTGCTGAGTGCCTGCGAAACCGGGCTGGGTGAATTGCAGGCAGGCGAAGGGGTATTCGGTTTGCAGCGGGCCTTTCTGGTGGCTGGCGCCAAAGTGCTTATTATGAGCATGTTTAAAGTAGATGATGAAGCCACCCAACGGCTGATGCTCAAGTTTTACCAGAAGTGGCTCAACACAAACAATATGCGGCAAAGTTTTACCGAGGCCAAAAAAGAATTGCGGGCTGATTACCCCGACCCGATTTACTGGGGTTCGTTCATGATGATTGGTCTTGACTGA
- a CDS encoding ferredoxin family protein, with translation MPYIICEPCVSTCDTACVDVCPVDCIHGPVKTDGSGQEVKEPGFDKTGKQLYINPEVCIDCDACVPACPVDAIFEESQVPDQWKGYIAKNYEFFGVQR, from the coding sequence ATGCCCTACATCATCTGCGAACCCTGCGTAAGTACCTGCGACACCGCCTGTGTGGATGTATGCCCGGTGGATTGTATTCACGGCCCGGTGAAGACCGATGGCAGCGGCCAGGAAGTAAAAGAACCAGGCTTCGATAAAACCGGCAAGCAACTGTACATCAACCCCGAAGTGTGCATCGACTGCGATGCCTGCGTGCCGGCCTGCCCCGTGGATGCCATTTTTGAGGAGAGCCAGGTGCCCGACCAGTGGAAGGGCTACATTGCCAAGAACTACGAGTTCTTTGGCGTGCAGCGGTAG
- a CDS encoding NAD(P)H-hydrate dehydratase: MKVLSSDQIKALDAYTIAHEPVASLDLMERACRAFCSWFSQHIDDLKKIGIVCGTGNNGGDGLGIARLLHDWGYTVKVWIVRGSVTETDDFKKNRERLPEEVEVTQITSAPAANEFAGCNVLIDALFGSGLSRPVEGIYAQVIEAVNQTDATRIAVDIPSGLFADKPSEGAIIKANYTVSFQLPKLAFFMPENHPFVGAWTMVDIGLSKEFINQSETTNYLLSKKHLKKNLKPRSTFDHKGRFGHALLIAGSYGKMGAAVLASRAALRSGAGLLTTHIPRQGNTILQSAVPEAMVSVDDDDAYFTRVPELDTYNAVGVGPGIGTNTMVTKALEQLMERYKKPMVLDADALTILSANPALQALIPEGSILTPHPGEFKRLAGDWKNSFDRLERQRKLAVNLKSVLIVKGAYSSIAAPSGKVFFNNTGNPGMAKGGSGDALTGMLTALLARGYTAVEAAQLGCWLHGLAGDLAMREKGVEGLITSDLIEKIPEAIQAIQ; this comes from the coding sequence ATTAAAGTCCTGAGTTCGGATCAAATCAAAGCGCTCGATGCTTACACCATTGCGCACGAACCTGTTGCTTCTCTTGATTTGATGGAACGCGCCTGCCGGGCATTTTGCTCATGGTTTTCGCAGCACATTGATGATTTAAAAAAAATCGGCATTGTCTGCGGAACGGGCAATAACGGTGGCGATGGCCTGGGTATAGCCCGCCTGTTGCACGACTGGGGCTATACGGTAAAAGTTTGGATTGTTCGCGGTTCGGTGACGGAGACCGATGACTTCAAAAAAAATCGTGAACGCCTGCCGGAGGAAGTGGAAGTAACTCAAATCACATCAGCGCCAGCGGCTAATGAATTTGCAGGATGTAATGTACTGATTGATGCCCTGTTCGGTTCGGGCCTGTCGCGGCCGGTGGAAGGAATTTATGCGCAGGTAATTGAAGCTGTAAATCAGACCGATGCCACCCGTATTGCCGTGGATATTCCCTCCGGCTTGTTTGCCGACAAGCCATCAGAAGGGGCGATTATCAAAGCAAATTATACAGTCTCGTTCCAGTTGCCGAAGCTGGCGTTTTTCATGCCCGAAAATCATCCCTTTGTCGGAGCGTGGACAATGGTTGATATCGGCCTAAGCAAGGAGTTTATCAACCAGTCTGAAACAACCAATTACCTGCTTTCGAAAAAGCATTTGAAAAAAAATCTTAAACCCCGCTCCACCTTTGATCACAAAGGTCGGTTTGGTCATGCCTTGCTCATTGCCGGCAGTTACGGAAAAATGGGAGCGGCTGTGCTGGCCTCCCGCGCTGCCCTGCGCAGTGGCGCTGGCTTGCTTACAACGCATATTCCCAGGCAGGGCAACACCATCCTTCAATCAGCCGTCCCAGAAGCCATGGTGTCGGTGGATGACGATGATGCTTACTTCACCCGCGTACCTGAGCTTGATACTTACAATGCCGTTGGTGTTGGTCCGGGTATTGGTACCAATACCATGGTAACCAAAGCACTGGAGCAACTTATGGAACGTTACAAAAAACCAATGGTACTTGATGCTGATGCATTGACTATTTTATCGGCTAACCCGGCATTGCAGGCACTTATACCGGAGGGCAGTATTTTAACTCCGCATCCGGGTGAGTTTAAACGATTGGCAGGCGATTGGAAAAATAGTTTCGACAGGCTTGAACGACAACGTAAACTGGCGGTTAATCTTAAATCGGTACTTATTGTTAAGGGCGCCTATTCTTCTATTGCCGCTCCATCGGGTAAAGTATTTTTTAACAATACAGGTAATCCCGGTATGGCCAAAGGAGGCAGTGGCGATGCCCTTACCGGTATGCTTACCGCTTTACTGGCCCGGGGCTATACGGCTGTGGAGGCCGCCCAACTGGGGTGCTGGTTGCATGGACTGGCAGGCGACCTGGCAATGCGCGAAAAAGGGGTAGAAGGGCTGATAACCTCCGATTTAATTGAAAAAATACCCGAAGCCATACAGGCTATTCAATAA
- a CDS encoding T9SS type A sorting domain-containing protein codes for MRLLNSTIVVVLIAFALPAKAQFARETSDPGKTISVYPNPAADDYVFVRMEDLDARQVKLTLHNIIGNEIRTETEVIDQHEIRMRIKDLAAGYYLIALRDEGSKFKGTFKFLKR; via the coding sequence ATGCGCCTTCTCAATAGCACCATAGTAGTTGTTTTAATTGCCTTTGCACTGCCTGCAAAAGCACAATTTGCCCGGGAAACGTCCGATCCGGGCAAGACTATTTCGGTGTATCCCAATCCGGCTGCCGATGATTATGTGTTTGTAAGAATGGAAGATCTGGATGCCCGGCAGGTGAAGTTAACACTCCATAATATTATCGGTAATGAAATCCGCACCGAAACAGAAGTAATCGATCAGCACGAAATCCGGATGCGCATAAAAGACCTTGCTGCAGGGTATTACCTGATTGCCCTTCGGGATGAAGGCAGTAAATTCAAGGGTACCTTTAAATTTCTTAAGCGCTGA